The Nitrospinota bacterium genome window below encodes:
- a CDS encoding ACT domain-containing protein, whose product MSRNWRAGDVIEIGEMEGNAERSLDAGEGVEKKEPRTVSILVETGDKPGVLAEVADAIAACQVNISECVIKTTGDERAHMNFAIEVTELKQLDQVMSEVEALESVILARRIVSGQRKVAIVGKSGIDGDGQRWAELRSGEIVYPDSTSYRNLSIEAEEMVTKG is encoded by the coding sequence ATGAGTCGAAATTGGCGGGCGGGAGACGTCATTGAAATTGGCGAAATGGAGGGGAACGCCGAGAGGAGTCTTGACGCCGGGGAGGGTGTTGAGAAGAAGGAGCCCCGTACGGTGAGTATTCTGGTCGAGACGGGGGACAAACCGGGGGTCTTGGCCGAAGTCGCCGACGCTATCGCCGCTTGCCAGGTCAACATCTCCGAGTGCGTTATCAAAACGACCGGCGACGAGCGGGCGCACATGAACTTCGCCATTGAGGTCACAGAGCTTAAACAACTGGACCAGGTGATGAGCGAGGTCGAGGCGCTCGAGTCCGTGATACTCGCTCGCCGGATTGTTAGCGGGCAACGCAAAGTCGCGATTGTGGGAAAATCGGGGATTGACGGAGATGGCCAGAGGTGGGCCGAGCTCCGGAGTGGCGAGATCGTATACCCCGATTCGACCTCCTATCGGAACTTATCGATCGAAGCAGAAGAAATGGTGACCAAAGGCTGA